The DNA sequence CTTTGTTGAATGCGCTTTATTTTTATAGTAATTGAAAATTCATAGAACCCTCAAATGTGCGTTTTAAGCCATCTTTGGTTTTTTGGAATTCACGGGTTTAAAAAAAACAAACAACATTTGTTTTAAGCTGCTTTTTAGGCGTTTTAAGCTACTTTTGAGTAATTAACAAATGTTGATAATTTTATATAGGAGTCTGTAAAATGCTTTTTAAAGGGGCTATTATTTCGTATATTTGTTTGTATTCAGAAGGATGCTAAGAGGCATCTTTTTTTTGTGATGATAAAACGCTATTTTTTCGTTTTAAAAGCACTAAGTTTTCAAATTAATAATAAATTAAGTTAACATATAGAAAATGAGCGAACCTAAAGAAGAATTTAATAAGCATAATTATTCGGCAGATAGTATCCAAGCTTTAGAAGGGATGGAGCACGTGCGTATGCGCCCATCCATGTATATTGGAGATGTAGGAACTCGTGGGTTACACCACTTGGTTTATGAGGTAGTTGACAACTCTATTGATGAGGCTCTTGCAGGACATTGTAATAATATAACGGTAATCATTAATGAAGATAACTCAATAACTACAGAAGATGATGGTCGAGGTATTCCTGTAGATTTACACAAAAAAGAAGGTGTTTCAGCGCTTGAGGTGGTAATGACAAAGATTGGAGCAGGAGGTAAGTTTGATAAAGACTCTTACAAGGTTTCTGGTGGATTACACGGTGTGGGTGTAAGTTGTGTGAATGCATTGTCTGATCATTTAAAAGCAACCGTTTACAGAAATGGAGAAATTTGGGAGCAAGAATATGAGCGCGGTAAAGCTTTGTATCCTGTTAAAAAAGTAGGGGAAACTGAAAAAAGAGGTACAATTGTAACTTTCAAGCCAGATGCCACTATTTTTACTCAAACTTTAGAGTATAGTTATGATACCCTTGCAAGTAGATTGCGTGAATTGGCTTATTTGAATAAAGGTATTACGGTTCATTTGGTTGATAGAAGAACTAAAAAAGAGAATGGTGAATTTGAAGGTGAAACATTTCATTCAGAAGAAGGTTTGTCTGAATTTATTCAATATTTAGATGCCACTCGTGAGCCTTTAATGAAAGATGTGATTTCCTTTGAAGGTGAAAAAAATGGGGTACCTGTTGAGGTTGCTATGATTTATAACACCTCGTATGCTGAAAACTTACATTCGTATGTTAACAATATTAATACTCATGAAGGAGGAACGCATTTGTCAGGATTTAGACGTGGATTAACACATACCCTTAAAAAGTATGCTGATGAATCAGGTTTGCTGAAAAATTTAAAATTTGACATCGCTGGGGATGATTTCCGTGAAGGTTTAACGGCTATTATTTCGGTAAAAGTTCAAGAGCCTCAATTTGAAGGACAAACCAAAACAAAGTTAGGAAATAGAGAAGTTTCAGCATCAGTAAGTCAAGCGGTTTCTGAAATGTTGACTGACTATTTGGAAGAACACCCAGACGATGCTAAAACCATTGTTCAGAAAGTGATTTTAGCTGCACAAGCTCGTCATGCTGCTCAAAAAGCGCGCGATATGGTTCAGCGTAAAACAGTCATGAGTATTGGAGGGTTGCCAGGGAAATTATCTGATTGTTCTGAACAAGACCCTGCAAAATGTGAAGTATTTCTTGTTGAGGGAGATTCGGCAGGTGGAACCGCAAAACAAGGTCGAGATAGAGCCTTTCAAGCCATTCTTCCGCTACGTGGTAAAATCTTAAATGTTGAAAAAGCCATGACTCATAAGGTTTTTGAAAACGAAGAGATTAAAAATATTTTTACGGCTTTAGGGGTAACCATTGGTACCGAAGATGATAGTAAGGCTTTGAATTTATCAAAACTACGTTACCATAAAGTAGTAATTATGTGTGATGCTGATATTGACGGTAGTCACATTGCGACTTTAATTTTAACGTTCTTCTTTAGATATATGAAAGAACTCATTGAAAATGGACATATTTATATTGCAACTCCACCTTTGTATTTAATAAAGAGAGGTGCTAAAAAACAATATGCTTGGTCTGACAAGGAGCGTGACCAAATTATTTCGGAGTTTGGTGATGGCTCGAAAATTCAACGATATAAAGGTCTTGGTGAGATGAATGCGGAACAACTTTGGGATACCACGATGAATCCTGAATTCAGAACCATGCGTTTGGTACAAATAGATAATGGTACGGAAGCAGACAGAATATTCTCAATGTTAATGGGAGATGAGGTGCCGCCACGTAGAGATTTTATCGAGAAAAATGCTATTTATGCAAATATTGACGCCTAAGATAAAACGTCCATAAAATATTAACAATTAAGAGCCGATTTTTTATAGTCGGCTTTTATTTTTGTATCAAACAACTTCCTATATTTGCAAAGTGATACAACAAGCTACATTTTTATTTATATCAGGAGCAGAAATAGCCTTTATACTATTTATTGCTATTATGGTTTTTGGAGCAGATAAGTTGCCAGAAATAGCCAGAGGTTTGGGAAAAGGTATGCGTACTTTAAAAGATGCAACGAATGACATCAAGCATGAAATAACAAAAAGTGCTGAAAATAGTGGTATTGATACCAGTATTGTTGATGATGTTAAAAAAGAAATAGCTGAAATTAAAGACGATGTTGAAG is a window from the Pseudalgibacter alginicilyticus genome containing:
- the gyrB gene encoding DNA topoisomerase (ATP-hydrolyzing) subunit B; its protein translation is MSEPKEEFNKHNYSADSIQALEGMEHVRMRPSMYIGDVGTRGLHHLVYEVVDNSIDEALAGHCNNITVIINEDNSITTEDDGRGIPVDLHKKEGVSALEVVMTKIGAGGKFDKDSYKVSGGLHGVGVSCVNALSDHLKATVYRNGEIWEQEYERGKALYPVKKVGETEKRGTIVTFKPDATIFTQTLEYSYDTLASRLRELAYLNKGITVHLVDRRTKKENGEFEGETFHSEEGLSEFIQYLDATREPLMKDVISFEGEKNGVPVEVAMIYNTSYAENLHSYVNNINTHEGGTHLSGFRRGLTHTLKKYADESGLLKNLKFDIAGDDFREGLTAIISVKVQEPQFEGQTKTKLGNREVSASVSQAVSEMLTDYLEEHPDDAKTIVQKVILAAQARHAAQKARDMVQRKTVMSIGGLPGKLSDCSEQDPAKCEVFLVEGDSAGGTAKQGRDRAFQAILPLRGKILNVEKAMTHKVFENEEIKNIFTALGVTIGTEDDSKALNLSKLRYHKVVIMCDADIDGSHIATLILTFFFRYMKELIENGHIYIATPPLYLIKRGAKKQYAWSDKERDQIISEFGDGSKIQRYKGLGEMNAEQLWDTTMNPEFRTMRLVQIDNGTEADRIFSMLMGDEVPPRRDFIEKNAIYANIDA
- a CDS encoding Sec-independent protein translocase subunit TatA/TatB is translated as MIQQATFLFISGAEIAFILFIAIMVFGADKLPEIARGLGKGMRTLKDATNDIKHEITKSAENSGIDTSIVDDVKKEIAEIKDDVEDFSGSVKRKP